The following DNA comes from Streptomyces pristinaespiralis.
ACCCCGTACCGCGCTCCGCGAGGTGTCCTCGAACGCCGGACGGGCTGAAAACGCCGCCGACCGGCATCCGGCCCCGCCGGTTTTCGAAATGCGGCGGCTGCCTTCGACCCCGCCAGAGCTCAAGGCGCGGGGGCGATGTCCGGCCCCGCCGGCATTCGAGGCGCGGGGGCGCCAGGGTGTGCAGGCAGGGGGTGCGGGGGGCGGGCGGGGGGCCGGTGCAGGGGTCGCCGCCGGGCCCGTAGGGGGCGACGGGCAGGGCGCGGCAACTTGTCAGGACGGCCGGCGCGAGAGCAGCCACGGCTCCACCACGCCCAGGCCTCGCACCGGCCGCTGCCACATCGGCTGGAGCGCGAAGCGGTACGTGGGGACCTCGCGGCCCTCCTTCTCCGCCTTGACCGCTTCTTCCGCCGCCTCCGCCTCGGAGGCCGGCGCGTCCCCAGTCCTGATCACTTCCTCGGCGAACGCCCCGTCGACCAGTACGGCGTCCTTCGGGGCTATCGACGTCAGCCGGCTCGCCAGGTTCACCGTCGTGCCGAAGACGTCGCCCATGCGCGTGGTGACCGTGCCGAAGGCGATGCCGACCCGGAGCGCCGGCATCGACTCGTCGTCCGTCATCGTCTCGATGAGCCGCAGGGCGATCTCGGCCGCCGTGCCGGCGTCGTCCGCCGCGTACAGCACCTCGTCGCCGAGGGTCTTGATGAGCCTGCCGCTGTGGGCGGCGACCAGGTCCGCGCACGTGGTCTCGAAGGATTCGACGAGCTCGCCGAGTTCCTCCTCCTCCAGGCGGCGGGTCAGCCGGGTGAAGCCGACCAGGTCGGCGAAGCCGACGGCGAGACGGCGGTCGACCATCTCCTCGTCGTCCGCTGCCTGCACGACGCGGCCGGTCGCCGCCGCCAGCTGCCGTCGCCAGACGTAGACGAGGAATTCCTCGAGCTCGGGCAGCAGCAGCTCGACCAGCGGATAGGTCACTTCGGTGCGGGTCATGCCGGGCTCCGGCGGCTCGGTGAGCCCTTCCAGGAAGGAGTCGATCTGCCAGTCGGCCAGCCGGGCGGTGGTCTGTCCGGTGGAACGGGCGACCTGGACCGCCATCGGCTCGCTGAGCAGGCCGGCCTCGACGAGGCCGGCGAGCCGGCGCAGGGCGAGCACGTCCGCCTCGGTCAGGGCCTTGGCCTGTCCGATGTCGGCGAAGCCCATGGCCCGCCAGAAGCGGGCGGCGAGCTCCATGGAGACTCCGGCGGTGCGGGCCGCCTGGAAGGCGGTGTAGCGGCGCTCGGCGCCGAGGATCAGCTGTTCCAGCCGTATCGCCAGCGGGTCGTCCGACGGCTCCGCCGTGTGGTCGACCTCGTGGTGGGGCTTCGGGTGCACCGACCCGGAGGACCCGGACCCGGATCCCGAGGACCCCGATGAGGAGGCGGACGCGCCGGAAGAGCCGTCCGACGGCGGCTGCGCGCCCGCGCCGGAAGTGGTGTCGTCGACGGTCACCAGCCGCCTCCTGCCCGTTCCCTGCGCAATGCCCTGCCGATCTGTCGCGCGATCGCCTCAACGATACGGCAGGTGTGCCCCAGCTCACGTCCCGGCGGCCGAGGAGGTTCGTCCGCGGCCGCGGGGGACGGTGCGGCGGGCGTCAGCGCGCCGGCCGCAGGTGCACGATGTCGCCCGCGCTCACCGAGTGCCGCTCGCCGTCCGCCGTGGCCAGGACCAGCCTGCCGTCGCCGTCCAGGGCGACCGCCTCGCCGGTCAGGTCCGTGCCGCCGGGCAGCTCCGCGCGCACTTCGCGGCCGAGGGTGGCGCAGCCCGCCGCGTAGGCCTCCTGGAGCCCGCAGGCGGCCGGGTCGCCGCCGGCGGTGCGCCAGGCGGTGTACCACTTCTCGAGGGAGCGCAGTACGGCCCGCAGCAGGGGGTCACGGTCGGTGGACACCGCGTCGGCGAGGACCAGGGAACCGGAGGTGGGGACGGGCAGCTCGTCGGCGTGGAGGGAGACGTTGATGCCGAGGCCGAGCACCACGCCGTCGTCCCCGGCGCGTTCCGCGAGGATGCCGCCCGCCTTGCGTTCCTCTCCGCCTACGACGACCAGCAGGTCATTGGGCCATTTGAGGGACATGTCCGTGCCCGCGGCCCGCGCAAGGGCCGTCGCGGCGGCGACACCGGCGAGCAGCGGCAGCCACCCCCAGCGCGTCACGGGCACGTCGTCGCCGGGCCGCAGGAGTACGGAGAAGAAGAGGCCGGAGCGGGCGGGGGCGGTCCAGGTGCGGTCCAGCCGGCCCCGTCCCGCGGTCTGCTCCTCCGCGACGAGCACCGCCCCTTCCGGCAGGGAGGCGGCCCGTGCGGCCAGGTCGGAGTTGGTGGAACCGGTGGACGCCACCACGTCCAGGGAGGTCCACAGACCGCCCGGCACGACGACGGCGCGGCGCAGGACGGAGGCGTTCAGAGGGGGCCGCTCGAGGTCGGACCAGCGGCTCTCGGGCGCATTGGGAGGCGTCATGCAAGCCAGGTTAGGTGTGGCCAACGCCGCACTGCCGAACGGTATCCGCGCCGATACGCTACGAGTCAGTAGCAACCGATCGTTAACACGCCCCGGTAAGCCAGTCCCCGTAAGCCGTCCCCGTGACCAGCCAGGGAGCCGCATCCCGATGTCCGAGCCGGAAATCGCCCTCTCGCAGAATCCAAGCAGCCACACCACCGCGGGAAAGATCGCGGATCTTCAGCGCCGTATCGAAGAGGCGACGCATGCCGGCTCCGCTCGCGCGGTGGAAAAGCAGCATGCGAAGGGCAAGTTGACCGCCCGGGAGCGGATCGAGCTGCTGCTGGACGAGGACTCGTTCGTGGAGCTCGACGAGTTCGCCCGCCACCGCTCGACCAACTTCGGGCTGGAGAAGACACGGCCGTACGGGGACGGTGTCGTCACCGGTTACGGCACGGTCGACGGCCGCCCCGTCGCGGTCTTCTCGCAGGACTTCACCGTCTTCGGCGGTGCTCTCGGCGAGGTGTTCGGACAGAAGATCATCAAGGTGATGGACTTCGCGCTGAAGACCGGCTGCCCGGTCATCGGCATCAACGACTCCGGCGGCGCCCGCATCCAGGAGGGTGTCAGCGCGCTGGGCATGTACGGCGAGATCTTCCGCCGCAACACCCACGCCTCCGGCGTCATCCCCCAGATCTCGCTGGTCGTCGGCCCCTGCGCCGGCGGCGCGGTCTACTCGCCGGCGATCACCGACTTCACGGTGATGGTCGACCAGACCTCGCACATGTTCATCACCGGCCCCGACGTCATCAAGACCGTCACCGGCGAGGACGTCGGCTTCGAGGAGCTGGGCGGCGCCCGTACCCACAACACCACCTCCGGTGTCGCGCACCACATGTCGGGCAACGAAAAGGACGCGATCGAGTACGTCAAGTCCCTTCTGTCGTACCTGCCGTCCAACAACCTGTCCGAGCCGCCGTCCTTCCCGGAGGAGGCGGACACCGCGGTCAGCGAGGAGGACCGCGAGCTGGACACGCTCATCCCCGACTCGGCGAACCAGCCGTACGACATCCGCACCGTGATCGAGCACGTCCTCGACGAGGGCGAGTTCCTGGAGACCCAGGCGCTGTTCGCGCCGAACATCGTCACCGGCTTCGGCCGGGTCGAGGGCTTCCCGGTCGGCATCGTCGCCAACCAGCCGATGCAGTTCGCCGGCTGCCTGGACATCAACGCCTCCGAGAAGGCCGCGCGATTCGTGCGCACCTGCGACGCGTTCAACGTGCCCGTGCTGACCTTCGTCGACGTGCCCGGCTTCCTGCCCGGCGTGGACCAGGAGTACGGCGGCATCATCCGCCGCGGCGCCAAGCTGATCTACGCGTACGCGGAGGCCACGGTCCCGCTGATCACCGTCATCACCCGTAAGGCGTTCGGCGGCGCGTACGACGTCATGGGCTCCAAGCACCTGGGCGCCGACCTCAACCTGGCGTGGCCCACCGCCCAGATCGCCGTCATGGGCGCGCAGGGCGCGGTGAACATCCTGCACCGCCGCACCATCGCCGCCGAGGCCCCGGAGCACCAGGAGGCCACCCGCGCCCGGCTGATCCAGGAGTACGAGGACGCCCTGCTCAACCCGTACACGGCCGCAGAACGCGGCTACATCGACGCCGTGATCATGCCGTCCGAGACCCGGGCACAGATCGTCAAGGGCCTGCGCCAGCTGCGCACCAAGCGGGAAAGTCTGCCGCCCAAGAAGCACGGGAACATCCCCCTGTAGGGGCTCCGAGGCACGAGGAAGGGACGCGACGATGATCAGGGTCGTACGAGGAAACCCGACTCCCGAGGAGCTGGCCGCCGCACTCGCGGTGGTCCAGGCCCGCGCCGCGGCGAGCGCCGGAGCCGCGGCCGGGGAACCCCGGACGCCGGAGGGCTGGTCGGATCCGGCGCGCATCGCCCGCAGCAGCCGGCCGCTGCCCGGCCCGCGGGCGTGGGCCCGCAGCTACTGGCCCGTGTGACAGCGCTGTGAGCGGAGGAGGCCGGGCCCTGTGCGGGCCCGGCCTCCTCGCTGTTCACAGCACGTCGGCCAGCAGCTCGGCCATGACCTGATAGCCCTTGTCGCCGGGGTGGAGGTGGTCGCCGAAGTCGTAGGCGGGGTGCAGACGCGCCGGGTCCGCGGGGTCGGCGAGGGCCCGGTCGAAGTCGACGACGGCGTCGTACTCGCCACCCGTGCGGATCCAGTGGTTGACCTCGGGGACGACGCGCGCCGAGTGCGTGCCCCAGTGGTCGGACCCGGCCAGCGGCAGCAGCGTCGCGCCGACGATCCGCACGCCCGCGGCGCGTGCCTGCCGGATCAGCTCCCGGTGGCCCGCGACGACCTCCGCGGAGCCGACGACCGGAGCGGGCTTGTAGGTCGGCTCGTCGGGGGCCTCGCTGAAGCCGATGTCGTTGAGTCCTTCGAGGACGACGACGGTGGAGACGCCGGGCTGCGAGAGGGCGTCGCGGCGGAACCGCGCGGTTCCCCTCTCCCCGTACCAGGCCGAGTCGTTGAGCAGGAGGTTGCCGCCGATGCCGGCGTTGAGGACGGGCCGGCCGGTGAGTTCGGCGAGCGCGTCGGACCAGCGGCGGTCCGCTCCGGGCGTCGACCCGAAGCCGTCCGTGACGGAGTCCCCGAACAGGACGATCCCGTCCGTGCGTCCGGCGGCGACCTCCACACCGGCCAGGTGGTACCAGGACGCGGTGACGTCGGTGAACGCCGCTCCGGACAGGTCGGCACGGCGGTCACCGCCGGCCCGGTAGGAGTCCGTCCACGCCTGCGAGTGGAACGTCACGGGGCCGGTCGTGCCGGCGAAGTACAGCGTGACCGTCACGGAGCCGAGCCGCTCGACGGCCAGGTCCGCCGGGTCGCTGCGCAGTTCGGCCCGCGCGGGAACCACGGCGGACCGCGCCCCGCCGAAGGTGAGCTCCCGGACGGACCCCTCCTCGATCGCGGCGCCGCCGGCGGAGCGGGCGACGGTGGCCCCGGTCAGGTGCAGCGGGGACGTGCCGTAGGCGTTGGAGAGCCGTATGCGCAGGCGCTCGCCGCCCGCTGTGACGCGCACGATCTGGCGGACGGTCCCGTCCGAGAAGCCTTCCTGGGACCAGTTCGGGGTGAAGCCGGTGCTGGGCATCTGGGGAGAGGCGGCCCAGGCCGCGGTCCATTCGCTCATGACGTACCCCTTCCGCCACTAATGGGCGGTGAGTTCCATTAGGATGGGAGCACGCTAACAGAGTTCTCGTCGCTAATGGAACAGGAGACCCGTTTGGACGCCACACCGGGTACGGTCCGCCCCGGCGGCCGCACCGCGAAAGTCCGTGCCGCCGTGCTCGCCGCCACCCAGGAAGCACTGGTCGACGGCGGGTTCCACGCCCTGACGCCGGACCGGGTCGCGGCAGTCGCGGGAGTCGGCAAGACCACCGTCTACCGGCGCTGGCGGTCGTCGGCCGGGCTGGTCGCGGACCTGCTGCGCGACATGGCCGAGCAGTCCCTGCCCGCCGCGGACACCGGATCGCTGGAAGGGGACCTGCGCGCCAACGCGGCGCTCGTACGGGACACCCTCACCGACCCGCGCATGGGGCCGGTCTTCGCCGCCGTCATCGCGGCCGCCGCGTGCGACGAGGAGTGCGCAAAGGCCCTCCACGGCTTCTACGCGACCCGGCTCGCCGAGTGGACCCCGGCGGTCGAACGCGGCCTCTCCCGCGGGGAGATCCCGGCCGGCACCGACCCGCTGGACGTCCTGCGGGCCGTCTCCGCACCCCTGTACTACCGCTTCGCCGTCAGTCGCGAGCCCCTGACGGCCGACGTCGCACAGCGAGCGGCGGCGGCGGCGCTGGCCGCCGCGCGGGCGGGTGCGTTCGTGGTTTGAGTACGCATACTCAGGCGCGAGGCCACCCGCACCAGCACCATCGAAGGCATGCTGTGGTCCGACCCGGAGAACGAACCGCCCAAGGAACTCCGCGACATGCAGACGATGCTGCGTCGCGCGGGGCTGGTGCTGGCGCTGGCGATGGTGGTGGCGATGTTCGCGGCGGGCCTGCGGTGAGCAAGGCCTGACAAAAGCGCGCGCCGCCTGTCCCGCTGCGGCCCGGGGGCCGCACCCCGGAGCCGGGACGGGCCCAGGGCCCCGGCCGGACTCCGCCCAGCACCCCCGCGCCGCCGCCTACGATGGCCCCCATGACCAGCCCGTCACCCCACCGCACCCGTCTTGTCCTCGCCTCCGCCTCCCCCGCACGGCTGAATCTGCTGCGGCAGGCCGGCCTCGCGCCGGACGTGATCGTCAGCGGCGTCGACGAGGACGCACTCACCGCGCCCACCCCCGCCGAGCTCGCGCTCGTGCTGGCCGAGGCGAAGGCCGCGGCCGTCGCCGCCCGGCCGGAGGCCGCCGGGGCGCTGCTGATCGGGTGCGACTCGGTCCTGGAGCTCGACGGCGAGGCGCTCGGCAAGCCCGCCGACGCCGAGGAGGCGACCGCCCGCTGGAAGGCGATGCGCGGCAGGGCGGGCGTCCTTCGGACAGGGCACTGCGTGATCGACACGGTGACCGGCCGCCGCGCTTCCGCGACCGCGTCGACGACGGTGCGCTTCGGCGAGCCGACGGACGCCGAGATCGCCGCCTACGTCGCGAGCGGCGAACCGCTGTACGTCGCGGGGGCGTTCACGCTGGACGGCCGCTCGGCCCCGTTCATCGACAGCATCGAGGGAGACCCGGGCAACGTCATCGGACTGTCGCTGCCGTTGCTCCGCCGGCTCCTGGCGGAGCTGGGCTTCTCGATCACGGATCTCTGGACCGCCTGAGCCGACGACGGGTCAGGCGGGCGCCGGGCCGCTGACGGGCGCCGCCTGGTCGTCGCCCTCGGCAGGCCCGGCCGGGGACCGGTCGTTGCCGTACACGATCAGGGACGCGACCAGCAGGCCGAGCACCACCATCAGGAACACGAAGGCGCTCCAGCCGACCAGGCCCACCGCCACCGCGCCGAGCACCCCGTGCACGACGGCAAGGGTGATGAGGGCGATGCGGGCGAAGCGGCCGGGCGCCCGGTCGCGTATGCCCGCCACGAGGAGCAGCACGCCGCACAGGGCGAGGAAGAGGCCGGACCCTATCCCCAGCCCCCACGTCGCGGTGACCATCACGTCCGGGTCCATGCCGTCCAGCGACATTCGCTGGGCCCCGACGAACGTGGCCATGACACCGTTGAGCACCACGATGCCGACGGCCTCCATCAGCAGGACAAGCGCAGCCACCACGGCCACCGGTCTGCGCACCACGGCGCCCCCAACCCTCTGTGTACCGGAAGTACGTACGACAGCCGCGAGGCTACTGACCGGTAAACGCGGGGACAAGGGTTGCGGCACGCTCGGTCCCCAGGCAAAGAATCGTTGGGCCATTCGTAGGGACTCCACAAAGAAACGTGTCGCGCCGCTGCCGCCACAGACAGAGACCTTGACCACACCAGAGGGCTACTGTGCTCGGGAGGAACCCGTCGTACCGTGGTGCGACAAGGGATTTCGCGATCGAGCGAGCCTCGAATCACGCTCCGTGTGGGCAAGCTCACCATTGGGGACGGGTCGAAAGGCCGTGTCGGCAGTCCCTAAACTCAGCTTGTTTCAAGGAGGGAGCCATCGTGCGCAAGGTGCTCATCGCCAACCGTGGCGAAATCGCTGTCCGCGTTGCCCGTGCCTGCCGGGACGCCGGGATCGCGAGCGTAGCCGTCTACGCCGATCCGGACCGGGACGCATTGCATGTCCGCGCGGCCGACGAGGCGTTCGCCCTGGGCGGTGACACCCCGGCCGCCAGTTACCTGGACATGGCCAAGGTGCTTCAGGCCGCGGCCGATTCGGGGGCGGACGCCATCCACCCCGGGTACGGCTTCCTGTCCGAGAACGCGGAGTTCGCCCAGGCGGTCATCGACGCCGGCCTGACCTGGATCGGCCCGCCGCCGCAGGCCATCCGCGACCTCGGTGACAAGGTCGCCGCCCGTCACATCGCCCAGCGCGCCGGCGCCCCGCTGGTCGCGGGCACGCCCGACCCGGTCTCGGGGGCCGACGAGGTCGTCGCGTTCGCCAAGGAGCACGGCCTGCCGATCGCGATCAAGGCCGCCTTCGGCGGTGGCGGTCGTGGCCTGAAGGTCGCCCGCACGCTCGAAGAGGTGCCGGAGCTGTACGACTCCGCAGTGCGCGAGGCCGTCGCCGCCTTCGGCCGCGGCGAATGCTTCGTCGAGCGTTACCTCGACAAGCCGCGCCACGTCGAGACCCAGTGCCTGGCCGACACCCACGGCAACGTGGTCGTCGTCTCCACCCGTGACTGCTCGCTCCAGCGCCGCCACCAGAAGCTGGTCGAGGAGGCCCCGGCGCCGTTCCTGTCCGAGGCCCAGAACGCGGAGCTGTACCGGGCCTCCAAGGCCATCCTCAAGGAAGCCGGCTACGTCGGCGCCGGCACCGTCGAGTTCCTCGTCGGCACCGACGGCACCATCTCCTTCCTCGAGGTCAACACCCGCCTCCAGGTCGAGCACCCGGTCACCGAAGAAGTCACCGGCATCGACCTCGTCCGCGAGATGTTCCGCATCGCCGACGGCGAGGAACTGGGCTACGACGACCCCGCCGTGCGCGGCCACTCCTTCGAGTTCCGCATCAACGGCGAGGACCCGGGCCGGGGCTTCCTCCCCGCCCCCGGCACCGTCACCGCCTTCAACGCGCCCACCGGGCCCGGCGTCCGCCTCGACGCCGGCGTCGAGTCCGGCTCGGTCATCGGCCCGGCCTGGGACTCCCTCCTCGCCAAGCTGATCGTCACCGGCGCCACCCGCGAGCAGGCACTGCAGCGCGCGGCCCGCGCGCTGGCGGAGTTCGAGGTCGAGGGCATGGCCACCGCCATCCCCTTCCACCGTGCCGTCGTCGCCGACCCGGCGTTCACCGCGGACCCCTTCCGGGTCCATACCCGGTGGATCGAGACCGAGTTCGTCAACGACATCAAGCCGTTCACCGTCCCCGGGGACACCGAGGAGGACGAGGCCGGCCGCGAGACCATCGTGGTCGAGGTCGGCGGCAAGCGCCTCGAGGTGTCGCTGCCGTCCTCGCTCGGCATGACCCTGGCGCGCACCGGCCTGGCCGCCGGCGCCAAGCCCAAGCGCCGCGCGGCGAAGAAGTCGTCGTCGGCCGCGTCCGGCGACACCCTCGCCTCCCCGATGCAGGGCACCATCGTCAAGGTCGCCGTCGAGGAGGGCCAGGAGGTCAAGGAGGGCGACCTCATCGTCGTCCTGGAGGCCATGAAGATGGAGCAGCCGCTCAACGCGCACCGCTCCGGCACCGTCAAGGGCCTCGCGGCCGAGGTCGGCGCCTCCCTCACCTCCGGCGCCACCATCTGCGAGATCAAGGACTGACACGTCCGACCGTCTGCTGAAGGGCCCCCGGCATCCGTGCCGGGGGCCCTTCGTCGTGGGCGCGTCCTGTGCTGCTCGTGACGCGGACGTCCCGGCGCCGACGCCCCCTCGTCCCTGCCGGGCCGCGCCCGGCAGGACGGGCCGCTGCCGCCCTCCGCCGCCGCCCGTACCCGGCGTCCGGCATCCTTGGCGGTGTGACGGACACCAGGACCAAGCGCGCCGACGCGCGCCGCAACTACGACCGGCTGCTGACCGAGGCGCGGGCCGCGTTCGCCGAGCGCGGCACCGACGCCTCGCTCGAGGAGATCGCCCGCAGCGCGGGCGTCGGGATCGGCACGCTGTACCGCCACTTCCCCAACCGTCACGCCATGATGAACGCCGTCTTCCAGGAGTCCCTCGCCGCCCTGCTGGAGCGCTCACGCGAACTGGCCGGTGCGGAGCAGCCGTGTACGGCGCTCGTGGAGTGGCTGCGCGCCCTCATCACCCATGCGGGTGAATACCGAGGTCTCGCCCGTGCGCTTCTGTCGGCGTCCCACGACAGGAACTCCGCCCTGTCGGCGTGCAGCGTCCCCCTGCGCGACGCCGGTGAGCGCCTGCTGTCCCGGGCCCAGGAGACCGGGTCGGTCCGTGCGGACGTCTCGATCGACGACCTGATGCAACTGACGAACGCGATCGCGCTCGCGGCGGAACAGGACCCCAAGGACCCGGAGTTGGCGGACCGCCTGCTGACGCTGACCCTGCGGGGCCTGCGGTCGGAGAACCGCCCCTGCTGACGGCGCCGCCGGGGATGCCCGGCGCGGCTGTTCTGCCGTTGAGGACCTGCACCGAGCCGTCCCGACCCTCACGCCGTGCGGCCGCCGGGCCCTCGTGCCGCTCGCGGCACCGGAGCCCGGCGGCTCAGCGACGGCGCAGGTCGGCGACGCGTGCCGACCGGTCCGGAAGGGGCTCCGGGGCCAGCGCGCCCGTCGCGCTGCGCAGTCCCGCCCGGGTGCGGCGCTGACCGGGCAGCGGTACCTCGGGGCGCGGCGCGGGCGCCGCCCCCGCCCCGGCGACCGCGATCTGCACACCCTGGTCCGCGAGCGCCTGGAGCTCCGTCGCCGCCCGGTCGTCGTGCACCGGCGGCTCGTCCGTCACCAGGCGGGTGATCACATCCGTCGGCACGGTCTGGAACATCGTGTCCGTACCGAGCTTGGTGT
Coding sequences within:
- a CDS encoding adenylate/guanylate cyclase domain-containing protein, which translates into the protein MTVDDTTSGAGAQPPSDGSSGASASSSGSSGSGSGSSGSVHPKPHHEVDHTAEPSDDPLAIRLEQLILGAERRYTAFQAARTAGVSMELAARFWRAMGFADIGQAKALTEADVLALRRLAGLVEAGLLSEPMAVQVARSTGQTTARLADWQIDSFLEGLTEPPEPGMTRTEVTYPLVELLLPELEEFLVYVWRRQLAAATGRVVQAADDEEMVDRRLAVGFADLVGFTRLTRRLEEEELGELVESFETTCADLVAAHSGRLIKTLGDEVLYAADDAGTAAEIALRLIETMTDDESMPALRVGIAFGTVTTRMGDVFGTTVNLASRLTSIAPKDAVLVDGAFAEEVIRTGDAPASEAEAAEEAVKAEKEGREVPTYRFALQPMWQRPVRGLGVVEPWLLSRRPS
- a CDS encoding biotin--[acetyl-CoA-carboxylase] ligase translates to MTPPNAPESRWSDLERPPLNASVLRRAVVVPGGLWTSLDVVASTGSTNSDLAARAASLPEGAVLVAEEQTAGRGRLDRTWTAPARSGLFFSVLLRPGDDVPVTRWGWLPLLAGVAAATALARAAGTDMSLKWPNDLLVVVGGEERKAGGILAERAGDDGVVLGLGINVSLHADELPVPTSGSLVLADAVSTDRDPLLRAVLRSLEKWYTAWRTAGGDPAACGLQEAYAAGCATLGREVRAELPGGTDLTGEAVALDGDGRLVLATADGERHSVSAGDIVHLRPAR
- a CDS encoding acyl-CoA carboxylase subunit beta encodes the protein MSEPEIALSQNPSSHTTAGKIADLQRRIEEATHAGSARAVEKQHAKGKLTARERIELLLDEDSFVELDEFARHRSTNFGLEKTRPYGDGVVTGYGTVDGRPVAVFSQDFTVFGGALGEVFGQKIIKVMDFALKTGCPVIGINDSGGARIQEGVSALGMYGEIFRRNTHASGVIPQISLVVGPCAGGAVYSPAITDFTVMVDQTSHMFITGPDVIKTVTGEDVGFEELGGARTHNTTSGVAHHMSGNEKDAIEYVKSLLSYLPSNNLSEPPSFPEEADTAVSEEDRELDTLIPDSANQPYDIRTVIEHVLDEGEFLETQALFAPNIVTGFGRVEGFPVGIVANQPMQFAGCLDINASEKAARFVRTCDAFNVPVLTFVDVPGFLPGVDQEYGGIIRRGAKLIYAYAEATVPLITVITRKAFGGAYDVMGSKHLGADLNLAWPTAQIAVMGAQGAVNILHRRTIAAEAPEHQEATRARLIQEYEDALLNPYTAAERGYIDAVIMPSETRAQIVKGLRQLRTKRESLPPKKHGNIPL
- a CDS encoding acyl-CoA carboxylase epsilon subunit gives rise to the protein MIRVVRGNPTPEELAAALAVVQARAAASAGAAAGEPRTPEGWSDPARIARSSRPLPGPRAWARSYWPV
- a CDS encoding SGNH/GDSL hydrolase family protein produces the protein MSEWTAAWAASPQMPSTGFTPNWSQEGFSDGTVRQIVRVTAGGERLRIRLSNAYGTSPLHLTGATVARSAGGAAIEEGSVRELTFGGARSAVVPARAELRSDPADLAVERLGSVTVTLYFAGTTGPVTFHSQAWTDSYRAGGDRRADLSGAAFTDVTASWYHLAGVEVAAGRTDGIVLFGDSVTDGFGSTPGADRRWSDALAELTGRPVLNAGIGGNLLLNDSAWYGERGTARFRRDALSQPGVSTVVVLEGLNDIGFSEAPDEPTYKPAPVVGSAEVVAGHRELIRQARAAGVRIVGATLLPLAGSDHWGTHSARVVPEVNHWIRTGGEYDAVVDFDRALADPADPARLHPAYDFGDHLHPGDKGYQVMAELLADVL
- a CDS encoding TetR/AcrR family transcriptional regulator, whose product is MEQETRLDATPGTVRPGGRTAKVRAAVLAATQEALVDGGFHALTPDRVAAVAGVGKTTVYRRWRSSAGLVADLLRDMAEQSLPAADTGSLEGDLRANAALVRDTLTDPRMGPVFAAVIAAAACDEECAKALHGFYATRLAEWTPAVERGLSRGEIPAGTDPLDVLRAVSAPLYYRFAVSREPLTADVAQRAAAAALAAARAGAFVV
- the mmpB gene encoding morphogenic membrane protein MmpB, giving the protein MLWSDPENEPPKELRDMQTMLRRAGLVLALAMVVAMFAAGLR
- a CDS encoding Maf family protein, translating into MTSPSPHRTRLVLASASPARLNLLRQAGLAPDVIVSGVDEDALTAPTPAELALVLAEAKAAAVAARPEAAGALLIGCDSVLELDGEALGKPADAEEATARWKAMRGRAGVLRTGHCVIDTVTGRRASATASTTVRFGEPTDAEIAAYVASGEPLYVAGAFTLDGRSAPFIDSIEGDPGNVIGLSLPLLRRLLAELGFSITDLWTA
- a CDS encoding acetyl/propionyl/methylcrotonyl-CoA carboxylase subunit alpha, whose product is MRKVLIANRGEIAVRVARACRDAGIASVAVYADPDRDALHVRAADEAFALGGDTPAASYLDMAKVLQAAADSGADAIHPGYGFLSENAEFAQAVIDAGLTWIGPPPQAIRDLGDKVAARHIAQRAGAPLVAGTPDPVSGADEVVAFAKEHGLPIAIKAAFGGGGRGLKVARTLEEVPELYDSAVREAVAAFGRGECFVERYLDKPRHVETQCLADTHGNVVVVSTRDCSLQRRHQKLVEEAPAPFLSEAQNAELYRASKAILKEAGYVGAGTVEFLVGTDGTISFLEVNTRLQVEHPVTEEVTGIDLVREMFRIADGEELGYDDPAVRGHSFEFRINGEDPGRGFLPAPGTVTAFNAPTGPGVRLDAGVESGSVIGPAWDSLLAKLIVTGATREQALQRAARALAEFEVEGMATAIPFHRAVVADPAFTADPFRVHTRWIETEFVNDIKPFTVPGDTEEDEAGRETIVVEVGGKRLEVSLPSSLGMTLARTGLAAGAKPKRRAAKKSSSAASGDTLASPMQGTIVKVAVEEGQEVKEGDLIVVLEAMKMEQPLNAHRSGTVKGLAAEVGASLTSGATICEIKD
- a CDS encoding TetR/AcrR family transcriptional regulator, which translates into the protein MTDTRTKRADARRNYDRLLTEARAAFAERGTDASLEEIARSAGVGIGTLYRHFPNRHAMMNAVFQESLAALLERSRELAGAEQPCTALVEWLRALITHAGEYRGLARALLSASHDRNSALSACSVPLRDAGERLLSRAQETGSVRADVSIDDLMQLTNAIALAAEQDPKDPELADRLLTLTLRGLRSENRPC